Proteins encoded together in one uncultured Desulfosarcina sp. window:
- a CDS encoding SPFH domain-containing protein has protein sequence MQGDNRIFLENLEWFDESGQELVHRLPEKGSGDIKWGAQLTVRESQAGVFYYKGKAVEAFGPGRHTLKTGNIPILTKIASLPWGMNSPLRAEVYFVNMKVFTNLKWGTRDPVAFKDTELGLIRLRAFGVFNLQVVQPVLFINTMVGTQGMFTTEAIEEYLNRVIVSRFNDYMGETIDSILNLPAKYDELSIGLSKRLAEDFRHFGLGLTHLYMNAITPPPEVQKAIDDRSRMGVIDDMNKLMQMKSAMAMEKASEVQGEGGTGMGTSLGLMMPAMFAQYFNTAGKAAPPTGAATDQQQAICQECQCPIPMNAKFCPMCGHQQLVFIQCGNCGKNLTPNARFCSRCGHPVEETPKPVFCANCGAENLAGAKFCTQCGEKTSTS, from the coding sequence ATGCAAGGCGACAACCGCATTTTTCTGGAAAATCTGGAATGGTTCGACGAAAGCGGCCAGGAACTGGTTCATCGGCTGCCGGAAAAAGGCTCCGGCGATATCAAATGGGGAGCCCAACTCACCGTGCGCGAGAGTCAGGCCGGCGTCTTTTATTACAAGGGCAAGGCCGTCGAGGCCTTCGGTCCCGGCCGCCACACCCTGAAAACCGGCAATATCCCCATTCTCACCAAGATCGCTAGTCTGCCCTGGGGCATGAACAGCCCGCTGCGGGCGGAGGTCTATTTCGTCAACATGAAGGTCTTTACCAACCTGAAATGGGGAACCCGTGATCCGGTCGCCTTCAAGGATACCGAACTCGGACTGATCCGCCTGCGGGCCTTTGGCGTTTTCAACCTGCAAGTGGTCCAGCCGGTCCTGTTCATCAACACCATGGTAGGCACCCAGGGCATGTTCACCACCGAAGCCATCGAAGAGTACCTCAACCGGGTCATTGTTTCACGCTTCAACGACTACATGGGCGAAACCATCGACTCGATCCTCAATCTGCCGGCCAAATACGACGAACTCTCCATAGGACTATCGAAACGGCTTGCAGAAGATTTTCGGCATTTCGGCCTGGGGCTGACCCACCTTTACATGAACGCCATCACGCCGCCGCCGGAGGTGCAAAAAGCCATCGATGACCGCAGCCGCATGGGAGTGATCGACGACATGAACAAGCTCATGCAGATGAAATCGGCCATGGCCATGGAAAAGGCGTCGGAAGTCCAGGGCGAGGGAGGAACCGGCATGGGCACCAGCCTGGGACTGATGATGCCGGCCATGTTCGCCCAGTATTTCAATACCGCGGGCAAAGCCGCTCCACCAACAGGGGCTGCTACGGATCAGCAGCAGGCAATTTGCCAGGAGTGCCAGTGCCCCATCCCGATGAATGCCAAATTCTGCCCCATGTGCGGCCACCAGCAACTGGTGTTCATTCAGTGCGGCAATTGCGGAAAAAACCTGACCCCCAATGCCAGATTCTGCTCCCGCTGCGGCCATCCGGTGGAGGAGACGCCAAAACCGGTCTTCTGTGCCAATTGCGGCGCAGAGAACCTGGCCGGGGCTAAATTCTGCACCCAGTGTGGAGAGAAAACATCGACATCCTGA
- a CDS encoding SPFH domain-containing protein: MATSQPTQILRRSFIKTVLRRLIALITVVGLIYGLVAVVYATKTIFKVKMNYAVVLERFGGVRQAVTEVGWHARLPYFTRIEQEVPLMNQTMQLGGTPAPMRIISKGNVALWTSGVLTYRIRDLHTWAIENLTPLELLQGDYDGIVKDILQAQQIDNLVSDRETIKEAIFTALKSRPINIGGPTIEKKYGVEVVSFVLKETRFGDKLVEASEEKKRRELIAEADNYAADQEASRIRKLYAAYLTGIQSLQAALGRRDEATDTALLQFLTQQKWATAYEKHQGGQNTVVIQNTQGSTPAITLPALGAGNRPEGGANGQTAH, from the coding sequence ATGGCCACATCCCAACCCACACAAATTCTGCGAAGGTCGTTTATCAAAACTGTTTTGCGCCGGTTGATCGCCCTTATTACCGTCGTAGGGTTGATTTACGGTCTGGTTGCCGTCGTGTATGCCACCAAAACCATTTTCAAAGTCAAGATGAACTATGCCGTGGTTCTGGAACGCTTCGGGGGCGTCCGCCAGGCCGTTACCGAAGTCGGCTGGCACGCCCGCCTGCCCTATTTCACCCGCATCGAACAGGAAGTGCCCCTGATGAACCAGACCATGCAACTGGGGGGAACACCGGCGCCCATGCGAATCATTTCCAAGGGCAATGTCGCGCTGTGGACTTCCGGCGTGTTGACCTACCGCATCCGTGACCTGCACACCTGGGCCATCGAGAACCTCACGCCCCTGGAGCTTTTGCAGGGGGATTACGACGGCATCGTCAAGGACATTTTACAGGCCCAGCAGATCGACAATCTGGTCAGCGACCGCGAAACCATCAAAGAGGCCATTTTTACGGCCCTGAAATCGCGGCCCATCAATATCGGCGGGCCAACCATCGAAAAAAAATACGGCGTGGAGGTTGTCAGTTTCGTGCTCAAGGAGACCCGTTTCGGGGACAAGCTGGTCGAGGCTTCGGAGGAGAAAAAACGGCGTGAACTGATCGCCGAGGCCGACAACTATGCCGCGGACCAGGAAGCCAGCCGCATCCGCAAATTGTACGCCGCCTACCTCACCGGCATTCAGAGTCTTCAGGCGGCGCTGGGCCGCAGGGATGAAGCCACCGACACGGCCCTGCTGCAATTCCTCACCCAGCAGAAATGGGCCACGGCCTATGAAAAGCACCAGGGAGGGCAGAACACGGTAGTCATCCAAAACACCCAGGGAAGCACGCCGGCAATCACGTTGCCTGCGCTTGGCGCCGGCAATCGTCCAGAGGGAGGAGCCAATGGGCAGACGGCTCACTAG
- a CDS encoding AAA family ATPase, whose translation MGRRLTREITYVRLPESRIREIDDLVTSWPQETKAFMRARLNQYRPPMGLFNTILEFVLSLFMDAPEKRFNVLKDPDILTDWQKRFEISGHTNPQEAWNKILEKEVSSKDYSYLLSLLDKELLDVHIPVELHELFEKVYRAHLRKEYISDTSVPKASLLLFVGPSGSGKTSTVTQAVEQIIFGNEVIPEVDLHQKKEEALADEPFWKTIEEIDPTLAVEISRRKKVRFYKRLSRIPILRRVLKKRIGRGLSKLEEQGIWVDYATVTPNDFQTALAGEPGNYFKKALGDPRKTAIRHVEEAHSAFGKATGNDSGVARQQRTLVDTSNIVLDEIISGKRDCLLIATTDQPERFDAAIYRRFVEKGSIINISDYWSNPENLREVVRLELLRNDIPVLADTHADVHATANCLYPEDISATVDKLYLIFKERTLKVIPSYVRKLIHSVIEIKGDFSSDYLNDAMLVRKAFELVAQNSYGDLYKKVVDRMDREIKWEAYVGAIKDIFSEMTNNCLYYNVSEEKGVVLNGPPGSGKTFLVRTWLSENNDVHDIATSATALQDPSNPVDGAVDNMEKVYDIAKMIAPAVVFFDEGDALAPKRSSTGGNPSDKLTNKFLNLIDGETPLHKVFTVLTTNRLDILDPALIRSKRLKVLEIKGMLSKGDILKIVENALEDIPLSKNLTAVSIVDAAKGVCNTPADYSAFVEKARALRNTEFEVLTRLRQIRHDSAKSRENFVKFNYKTLMGILDTLRSHERLKAEVRGEPDLFMEHYEEILKILEPVQRPEDYPMVASHLKSARHEISESPTKKGKVVLDEFLEAELSQEPQVGFIIGVGANDVTGVLLPIATSLTYSLSAEKVMVTGAVSSSSSAGAQMEMAVQMTQQSAHEALTMVKNYLQDMDPKVSAARVLGEFLEKYTIHHQLLSASYSVGGPSAGYALALNTLSALMHIPIYNDFGITGAPWTKGVKRGEVGGSVIIGGQRKKTEKVLMYLRRMYMPLKNYKDLEKEFLVNYWSQDKDILGVTHFGDLVPEVVWLDPEYEQLLLELISIRIRYKLDKHQGMRPDEAIKEEILRKKEILRIRAEKEIKSRLVALRRYLRSPSKDPHLSLEEIYRHRESTMARVADPVKRLIRKVRTIRKDSKNPPEL comes from the coding sequence ATGGGCAGACGGCTCACTAGAGAGATCACCTACGTCCGACTGCCGGAAAGCCGGATCCGGGAAATCGATGACCTGGTGACCTCCTGGCCCCAGGAAACCAAGGCATTCATGCGCGCCCGCCTCAACCAGTACCGGCCCCCCATGGGCCTGTTCAACACCATTTTGGAATTTGTGCTTTCCCTTTTCATGGATGCGCCGGAAAAACGGTTCAACGTCCTCAAGGATCCGGATATTCTCACGGACTGGCAAAAACGTTTCGAAATTTCCGGCCACACCAACCCCCAGGAGGCCTGGAATAAAATCCTCGAAAAAGAGGTTTCGTCCAAGGACTACAGCTACCTGCTTTCCCTGCTGGACAAGGAATTGCTAGACGTTCACATTCCGGTTGAACTCCATGAACTGTTCGAGAAGGTGTATCGTGCGCATCTGCGCAAGGAGTACATCTCGGATACCAGCGTGCCCAAGGCGTCTCTGCTTCTTTTCGTGGGTCCTTCGGGCAGCGGCAAAACCTCCACCGTTACCCAGGCCGTCGAACAGATCATCTTCGGCAACGAGGTGATCCCCGAAGTGGATCTCCACCAGAAAAAGGAAGAAGCCCTGGCCGACGAGCCTTTCTGGAAGACCATCGAAGAAATCGACCCCACCCTGGCCGTGGAAATATCCCGTCGCAAGAAGGTCCGCTTCTACAAGCGGCTCTCCAGAATCCCGATTCTGCGCCGGGTGCTTAAAAAAAGGATCGGCAGGGGCCTTTCCAAACTGGAGGAACAGGGAATCTGGGTGGATTACGCCACCGTCACCCCCAACGATTTTCAAACCGCCCTGGCCGGAGAACCCGGCAACTACTTCAAAAAAGCCCTGGGCGATCCCCGCAAAACCGCTATCCGCCATGTAGAGGAGGCCCACAGTGCTTTCGGCAAAGCCACCGGAAACGACTCGGGCGTGGCCCGACAGCAGCGCACCCTGGTGGACACCTCCAACATCGTCCTGGACGAGATCATCAGCGGCAAACGGGACTGTTTGCTCATCGCCACTACGGACCAGCCCGAGCGCTTCGATGCCGCTATTTACCGCCGCTTCGTGGAAAAAGGGTCGATCATCAACATTTCCGACTACTGGAGCAATCCGGAAAATCTCAGGGAGGTGGTCCGTCTGGAGTTGCTGCGCAATGACATTCCGGTGCTTGCGGATACGCATGCAGACGTCCACGCAACGGCAAACTGCCTGTATCCCGAGGATATCTCGGCCACCGTGGACAAGCTCTACCTGATCTTCAAAGAGCGCACCTTGAAAGTGATTCCCTCCTATGTGCGCAAACTGATCCATTCCGTTATCGAGATCAAAGGAGACTTTTCGTCGGACTATCTGAACGATGCCATGCTGGTACGCAAGGCCTTCGAACTGGTGGCCCAGAATTCCTACGGCGACCTTTATAAAAAGGTGGTCGACCGCATGGACCGGGAAATCAAGTGGGAAGCCTATGTGGGCGCCATTAAAGATATTTTTTCCGAGATGACCAACAACTGCCTGTACTACAACGTTAGCGAAGAAAAGGGGGTGGTGCTCAACGGACCACCGGGAAGCGGAAAAACGTTTCTGGTGCGCACCTGGCTCAGCGAAAACAATGACGTTCACGATATCGCCACCAGCGCCACCGCTTTGCAGGACCCGTCCAATCCCGTGGACGGCGCCGTCGACAATATGGAAAAAGTCTACGATATCGCCAAAATGATCGCCCCGGCGGTGGTCTTTTTCGACGAGGGCGACGCCCTGGCGCCCAAGCGCAGCAGCACCGGGGGCAACCCGTCGGACAAGCTGACCAATAAATTCCTGAATCTTATCGACGGTGAGACCCCCCTGCACAAGGTATTCACCGTGCTGACCACCAACCGCCTGGACATTCTCGATCCGGCCCTGATTCGCTCCAAACGACTCAAGGTGCTTGAGATCAAAGGCATGTTGAGCAAAGGGGACATCCTCAAGATCGTGGAGAACGCCTTAGAGGACATCCCCTTGTCCAAAAATCTGACTGCCGTGAGCATCGTGGATGCCGCCAAAGGGGTCTGCAACACGCCGGCGGACTACTCCGCCTTTGTGGAGAAAGCCAGGGCCCTGCGCAATACCGAATTCGAAGTCCTCACCCGTCTGCGCCAGATTCGCCATGATTCCGCCAAATCCAGGGAGAACTTCGTCAAGTTCAATTATAAAACCCTCATGGGAATCTTAGATACATTGCGCAGTCATGAACGCCTGAAGGCCGAGGTGCGCGGCGAGCCCGACCTTTTCATGGAACACTACGAGGAAATCCTGAAAATTCTGGAACCCGTCCAGCGGCCCGAAGATTATCCCATGGTCGCCAGCCACCTGAAATCGGCCCGCCACGAAATCTCGGAAAGCCCCACGAAAAAAGGCAAAGTGGTGCTGGACGAATTTCTGGAAGCCGAGTTGAGCCAGGAGCCTCAAGTGGGCTTCATCATCGGCGTGGGCGCCAACGACGTCACCGGCGTGCTGCTGCCCATCGCCACCAGCCTCACCTATAGTCTTTCCGCGGAAAAGGTGATGGTTACCGGCGCCGTCTCCTCTTCCTCGTCGGCCGGCGCCCAGATGGAGATGGCCGTTCAGATGACCCAGCAGAGCGCCCACGAGGCGTTGACCATGGTCAAGAACTACCTCCAGGATATGGATCCCAAGGTCAGCGCCGCCCGTGTGCTCGGCGAATTTCTGGAAAAGTACACCATCCACCACCAGCTGCTTTCCGCCTCCTACAGCGTCGGCGGCCCGTCGGCCGGCTACGCCCTGGCCCTGAACACCCTGTCCGCACTGATGCATATCCCGATCTACAACGATTTCGGCATCACCGGCGCTCCCTGGACCAAAGGCGTCAAGCGCGGAGAGGTGGGCGGATCGGTGATCATCGGCGGGCAACGCAAAAAGACCGAAAAGGTGCTCATGTACCTGCGGCGCATGTACATGCCTTTGAAAAACTACAAGGATCTGGAAAAAGAATTTCTGGTCAACTACTGGAGTCAGGACAAGGATATTCTGGGTGTGACCCATTTCGGCGATCTGGTCCCCGAGGTGGTCTGGCTGGATCCGGAATACGAACAGCTGCTTTTGGAATTGATAAGCATCCGTATCCGCTACAAGCTGGACAAGCACCAGGGCATGCGTCCCGATGAGGCCATCAAGGAAGAAATTCTGAGAAAAAAGGAAATCCTGAGAATCCGGGCGGAAAAAGAGATCAAAAGCCGCCTGGTGGCTTTGCGCCGCTATCTGAGAAGTCCGTCCAAAGATCCCCATCTCTCCCTCGAGGAGATTTACCGCCACCGGGAATCCACCATGGCCCGGGTCGCCGACCCGGTCAAACGCCTGATTCGCAAGGTCAGGACCATCAGGAAAGATTCAAAGAATCCGCCGGAGCTGTAA
- a CDS encoding amidohydrolase family protein encodes MMSMKTAYRAGWLIDGSGAPAVKDRIIVVQDGRVLRICGPDDPHVAGLNAVDWSDCTVFPALIDSHVHLVMSGTTDPSTRKNQLNNTYAQRRKIIAAHLQQHLAHGVLAVRDGGDHNGDVLQYKLDPSNGSTLSVTVHAPGRARRAQGRYGKLIGIEVAQGESLAQSFFKKESRRDHLKIVNSGLNSLTQFGVESPPQFDGMELQRLVAEARNRGLTIMVHANGSLPVKLAVDAGCNSIEHGFFMGRDNMLRMVDSGATWVPTAVTMKAYSDYLEKQGHRSDPSFAEVSRQNLEHQLEQIAIARELGVTLALGTDAGSPGVHHGSSVKMELMLFVTAGFAVEEAVRCASRNGALLMGLSDRGEIAPGMWADFLAVRTLPAGLPEAIDRIVHRLVAGQLLDSTD; translated from the coding sequence ATGATGTCAATGAAAACCGCTTATCGCGCCGGCTGGCTGATCGACGGAAGCGGCGCGCCGGCCGTCAAAGACCGGATCATCGTCGTTCAGGACGGACGCGTCCTTCGGATATGCGGACCGGACGATCCGCACGTCGCGGGGCTCAACGCCGTCGACTGGTCGGATTGCACCGTGTTTCCCGCCCTGATCGACAGCCACGTTCATCTGGTCATGTCAGGGACCACAGACCCGTCCACCCGAAAAAACCAGTTGAACAACACTTATGCGCAGCGGCGGAAAATCATCGCCGCCCACCTGCAGCAGCACCTGGCCCACGGGGTGCTGGCTGTTCGCGACGGCGGCGATCACAATGGTGATGTGCTGCAGTATAAGCTCGACCCGTCCAACGGTAGCACGCTTTCTGTGACCGTCCACGCACCGGGCAGGGCCCGCAGGGCCCAGGGGCGCTACGGCAAACTGATCGGCATCGAGGTGGCCCAAGGAGAGTCCCTTGCGCAAAGTTTTTTCAAAAAAGAATCGCGCCGCGACCACCTGAAAATCGTCAACTCCGGTCTCAACAGTCTGACCCAGTTCGGTGTGGAATCGCCCCCTCAGTTTGACGGCATGGAACTGCAACGACTCGTTGCCGAAGCCCGCAATCGCGGCCTGACCATAATGGTTCATGCCAACGGCTCTTTGCCGGTAAAACTGGCCGTGGACGCCGGCTGCAACAGCATCGAGCACGGATTTTTCATGGGCCGGGACAATATGCTTCGCATGGTCGATTCAGGTGCGACCTGGGTGCCCACGGCCGTCACCATGAAAGCTTACAGCGACTACCTGGAAAAACAGGGGCATCGCAGCGATCCCTCCTTTGCCGAAGTGTCCCGTCAAAATCTGGAACACCAGCTCGAGCAGATCGCCATCGCCCGCGAACTGGGCGTGACGCTGGCCCTGGGAACCGATGCCGGAAGTCCAGGGGTCCATCACGGGTCCTCGGTGAAAATGGAGCTGATGCTGTTTGTGACCGCGGGATTTGCCGTGGAAGAGGCCGTGCGCTGTGCCAGCCGCAACGGGGCGTTGCTGATGGGATTGTCCGACCGGGGCGAAATCGCACCGGGCATGTGGGCCGATTTTCTGGCGGTGCGGACGCTGCCCGCTGGGCTCCCGGAAGCGATCGATCGGATTGTTCACCGGTTGGTTGCCGGGCAGTTGCTGGATTCGACGGACTGA
- a CDS encoding ATP-binding protein, with product MSFDPKAFFHARREAIIEQWVEMLKTEVGQQYSARPRSELMGTVTNAYDAEVDVVLNNDYEKINAFIHEITKMRLEAGFLLSDVQKAFEFFRRLAFDLMVKETELVEFYDAVVRMNDCLNYTIHCFSDYFQAMHQKKILEHNRMLEKEIQARTAELRESELNYKTLVEDINDGYFVLRDRAIVFANQAFCSMHGFELEEVLGCNFSDFVAPEDREKVVGIYKKGIGEQTHPRTFEYRRLTKDSRTFPTEIQSKVTRYDRQIARIGICRDITNRVRMEEKVRESERMAYIGQITTSLSHEIRNPLSAVKLNLQILKKNPKIKGNDQRRIDISAQEVNRLERILEEVLDFAKPLQIRCLPICINTIISASLELLDMKFAEAGMEIVTHLDPNIAKIKADREKLVQALINILLNALEASGYGAKIRIETAFASPLKSGIAVTIADEGCGIASEHASEIFKPFFTSKSCGTGLGLSNARRIIEAHGGRIDVENGEACGAFVKIVLPIEPTC from the coding sequence GTGTCATTTGATCCAAAAGCTTTTTTTCACGCCAGGCGCGAGGCCATCATCGAGCAATGGGTGGAAATGCTGAAAACCGAAGTCGGCCAGCAGTATTCCGCTAGACCCCGAAGCGAATTGATGGGAACGGTGACCAACGCCTACGATGCCGAAGTGGACGTTGTCCTGAACAACGACTATGAAAAAATCAATGCCTTCATCCATGAGATTACAAAAATGCGTCTGGAAGCCGGCTTTTTGCTCTCCGATGTTCAGAAAGCATTTGAATTTTTTCGCCGGCTGGCCTTTGACCTGATGGTCAAGGAAACCGAACTGGTCGAGTTTTACGATGCCGTTGTCCGGATGAACGACTGCCTGAACTATACCATTCATTGTTTCAGCGATTATTTCCAGGCCATGCACCAGAAAAAGATTCTCGAACACAACCGCATGCTGGAAAAAGAGATTCAGGCACGTACGGCCGAGTTGAGGGAGTCGGAGCTGAATTACAAGACCTTGGTGGAAGACATCAACGATGGCTATTTTGTGCTTCGCGACCGGGCCATCGTCTTTGCCAACCAGGCCTTTTGCAGCATGCATGGCTTCGAGCTGGAGGAAGTGCTCGGATGCAACTTCTCGGATTTCGTGGCGCCCGAAGATCGCGAGAAAGTCGTCGGGATATATAAGAAAGGAATCGGGGAGCAAACCCATCCCAGGACATTCGAATACCGACGCCTGACCAAGGACAGCCGGACCTTTCCAACCGAAATCCAGTCCAAGGTGACCCGCTACGACAGACAAATCGCCAGGATCGGTATCTGCCGGGACATCACCAACCGTGTTCGAATGGAAGAAAAGGTGCGTGAAAGCGAACGCATGGCCTATATCGGCCAGATCACCACTTCGCTTTCCCATGAAATCAGAAATCCGCTTTCTGCCGTAAAGTTGAATCTGCAGATTTTAAAGAAGAACCCTAAAATAAAAGGCAACGATCAACGCCGTATCGACATCTCGGCTCAGGAAGTCAACCGGCTGGAGCGCATCCTGGAGGAAGTGCTCGATTTTGCCAAACCGCTGCAGATCAGATGTCTGCCGATTTGCATCAATACGATCATATCCGCATCCCTGGAACTGCTGGACATGAAATTCGCCGAGGCAGGCATGGAAATCGTCACCCACCTCGATCCGAATATTGCCAAAATCAAGGCCGACAGGGAAAAGCTGGTGCAGGCCCTGATCAACATCCTGCTCAATGCCCTGGAGGCCTCCGGCTACGGCGCTAAAATCCGCATCGAAACCGCTTTCGCATCGCCGCTAAAAAGCGGCATTGCCGTCACCATCGCCGATGAAGGCTGCGGGATCGCCAGCGAACATGCATCGGAGATCTTCAAACCCTTTTTCACCAGTAAAAGCTGCGGTACCGGCTTGGGGCTGAGCAATGCCCGGCGCATCATCGAAGCCCATGGCGGGCGCATCGACGTTGAAAACGGCGAGGCCTGCGGAGCCTTTGTAAAAATCGTTCTGCCCATCGAACCTACCTGTTGA
- a CDS encoding sigma-54 dependent transcriptional regulator, producing MDSILIIDDKKAILESLEMFFTEKGYHVLTADRGRDGLMRFREYAPQVVILDIRLPDIDGIALLERIQGAERPCKVIMITAFQDMETTIQAMKLGAYDYIHKPLDVDKIEKAVERALYTLKIDQEPPLVAEITQPPNPEVIIGKSDRMGKIFQTIGLLSQNRAHVLIQGATGTGKELIARVIHRNSLYAREPFVTFDCSAVVETLLESELFGHEKGAFTGVAQSKEGKIELAGNGSLFLDEIGELPLVMQRKFLGFLQRSAYDRVGGTHPLTSRCRIIAATNRNLADRVREGKFRQDLYYRLKVVMIHVPLLVERRSDIPDLVRHFLQKINWELGTEIFNLEKGVMDLLVGHDWPGNVRELENVLVEAVVRSRGNVILVEEIENILSSSSPFATAPLTHYSLPYMEKEHIRKTLERLNWNRTETAKVLGISQPTLRKKIRKYTIEPAT from the coding sequence ATGGACAGCATCCTGATCATCGACGACAAAAAAGCCATCCTGGAAAGCCTGGAGATGTTTTTTACGGAAAAAGGGTATCACGTCCTGACCGCCGACAGGGGGCGGGATGGGTTGATGCGCTTTCGTGAATATGCCCCGCAAGTGGTGATTTTAGACATCCGCCTTCCGGACATCGACGGCATCGCTCTTTTAGAGCGGATCCAGGGTGCCGAGCGGCCCTGCAAGGTGATCATGATAACGGCTTTCCAGGACATGGAAACCACCATCCAGGCCATGAAACTGGGCGCCTACGACTACATTCACAAACCGCTGGATGTGGACAAGATCGAAAAGGCCGTCGAACGGGCCCTGTATACGTTGAAAATCGACCAGGAGCCGCCGTTGGTTGCCGAAATCACACAGCCTCCCAATCCGGAGGTCATCATCGGCAAGAGCGACCGCATGGGAAAAATCTTCCAGACCATCGGCCTGCTGTCCCAAAACCGGGCCCACGTTCTTATCCAGGGTGCGACCGGCACCGGAAAGGAACTCATCGCCCGGGTGATTCACCGCAACAGCCTGTATGCCAGGGAGCCCTTCGTCACCTTTGACTGCTCCGCCGTTGTCGAAACCCTGCTGGAGAGCGAACTTTTCGGACACGAAAAAGGCGCTTTTACCGGCGTTGCCCAGTCCAAGGAGGGCAAGATCGAACTGGCCGGCAACGGATCGCTGTTTCTCGACGAGATCGGCGAATTGCCGCTGGTCATGCAGCGCAAGTTTCTCGGTTTCTTGCAGCGCAGCGCGTACGACCGCGTCGGGGGAACGCACCCGCTCACATCGCGCTGCCGCATCATAGCTGCCACCAACCGCAACCTGGCCGACAGGGTCCGGGAAGGCAAATTCCGCCAGGACCTGTACTACCGCCTGAAAGTGGTCATGATTCACGTCCCGCTGCTAGTGGAGCGGCGCAGCGACATCCCGGACCTGGTCCGCCACTTTCTCCAGAAAATCAACTGGGAACTGGGCACCGAAATATTCAATCTCGAAAAAGGGGTCATGGATCTTCTGGTCGGCCACGACTGGCCCGGCAATGTCCGGGAACTGGAAAACGTATTGGTCGAGGCCGTGGTCAGGTCCCGCGGCAACGTCATTCTTGTGGAGGAAATCGAAAACATCCTTTCATCCAGTTCCCCGTTTGCGACCGCTCCGCTGACCCATTATTCCCTGCCGTACATGGAAAAGGAACACATCCGCAAAACCCTGGAACGACTGAACTGGAACCGTACCGAAACCGCCAAAGTGCTGGGGATTTCCCAACCGACCCTACGGAAAAAAATCCGAAAATACACCATTGAGCCGGCCACCTGA
- a CDS encoding helix-turn-helix domain-containing protein, with protein sequence MKILTLQDKERELLKQVLEKTDWDLEKAARLMRIPVSQVKKKIGIHGLQKPEDPN encoded by the coding sequence ATGAAGATCCTCACTTTGCAGGATAAAGAGCGGGAACTGCTGAAACAGGTTTTGGAAAAGACCGATTGGGATCTTGAAAAAGCCGCCCGCCTCATGCGTATTCCGGTTTCACAGGTGAAGAAGAAAATCGGTATCCATGGTCTGCAAAAGCCTGAAGATCCGAACTGA